In Hirundo rustica isolate bHirRus1 chromosome 2, bHirRus1.pri.v3, whole genome shotgun sequence, one genomic interval encodes:
- the CDADC1 gene encoding cytidine and dCMP deaminase domain-containing protein 1: MHGAEEAAAGPRAKAASTQTDSMAGQMPRLSKVNLFTLLSLWMELFPSAEQQKKSQVKKSGLVVVKNMKIIGLHCSSTDLHAGQIALIKHGSRLKNCDLYFSRKPCSTCLKMIVNAGVNRISYWPADPEISLQNEVSNPTSPEDAKLDAKAVERLKSNSRARVCVLLQPLVCYMVQFIEETSTKFDFIQKIAKSQPDCNTDFYTACRQERIKEYESLFLISNEEMHKQILMTIGLENLCENPYFSNLRQNMKDLVLVLASVAASVPVFGCFGFYRSGSQGTNEADDQCLPQDVARHCMIQARLLAYRTEDHKTGVGAIIWAEEKSRGCDGTGAMYFVGCGYNAFPVGSEYADFPHMDDKQKDREIRKFRYIIHAEQNALTFRCREIKPDERSMIFVTKCPCDECVPLIKGAGIKQIYAGDVDAGKKKADISYMKFGELEGVSKFTWQLSPLHTNALEFHDLPARENGVQKTKSLDDQQHQSKKLCLGHY, encoded by the exons ATGCACGGCgcggaggaggcggcggcggggccgcgggcgaAAGCGGCGAGCACGCAGACCGACAGCATGGCCG GTCAAATGCCAAGACTTTCTAAGGTCAATCTTTTTACTTTATTAAGTCTCTGGATGGAGCTCTTTCCCTCggctgagcagcagaaaaaatCCCAG GTGAAGAAGAGTGGTCTAGTTGTGGTGAAAAATATGAAGATTATTGGTCTTCATTGCTCCAGTACAGACTTGCATGCTGGCCAGATTGCACTCATTAAACATGGATCAAGACTTAAAAACTGTGacctttatttttccagaaaaccATGTTCAACTTGCTTAAAAATGATTGTAAATG CCGGGGTGAACAGGATTTCTTACTGGCCTGCAGATCCTGAAATCAGCTTGCAGAACGAGGTATCCAATCCAACGAGCCCTGAGGATGCAAAGCTGGATGCCAAAGCAGTGGAAAGACTGAAGTCAAACAGTCGTgctcgtgtgtgtgtgttgctTCAGCCATTGGTGTGCTACATGGTGCAGTTTATTGAAGAAACTTCAACCAAGTTCgattttattcagaaaatagCAAAATCACAGCCTGACTGTAACACTGACTTTTATACTGCATGTAGGCAAGAGAGAATAAAAGAGTATGAAAGTTTATTTCTAATTTCAAATGAGGAAATGCACAAGCAAATATTGATGACAATAGGACTGGAGAACCTCTGCGAAAACCCATACTTCAGCAACCTTAGGCAGAATATGAAAGATCTTGTCTTGGTCTTGGCTTCAGTGGCTGCCAGCGTCCCTGTCTTTGGATGCTTTGGATTTTACAGGAGTGGATCCCAAGGAACAAATGAAGCAGACGATCAGTGTTTGCCCCAGGACGTGGCAAGGCACTGTATGATACAAGCCAGGCTACTCGCGTATCGGACAG AGGATCATAAAACGGGAGTTGGAGCTATTATCTGGGCAGAGGAAAAATCA AGAGGCTGTGATGGAACAGGAGCAATGTATTTTGTAGGCTGTGGTTACAATGCCTTTCCTGTTGGATCTGAATATGCTGATTTTCCACACATGGATGATAAGCAAAAAGATCGGGAAATCAGAAAGTTCAGATACATTATCCATGCGGAGCAGAACGCCCTGACATTCAG GTGTCGAGAAATAAAGCCAGATGAGAGAAGCATGATATTTGTAACAAAATGTCCATGTGATGAATGTGTCCCTTTAATTAAAGGAGCTGGTATCAAGCAGATCTATGCAGGAGATGTTGatgctggaaaaaagaaagcagacatATCCTATATGAAGTTTGGTGAACTTGAGGGTGTAAGCAAATTTACA TGGCAACTAAGTCCATTGCACACTAATGCACTTGAATTCCATGACCTACCAGCCAGGGAAA atggggtccagaaaacaaaatcgCTGGATGACCAGCAGCACCAAAGCAAGAAACTGTGTCTTGGTCATTACTGA